Part of the Gordonia crocea genome is shown below.
CCACCCGTGCTGATGACCGCATCTCGGAGGCGGGCATGGAAGACCGGAAGAAGGAGGGGTACTTCTGATGGCAGGGGAGGATCGCGACCGCAGCGAACTGTTGCGGCTGGCCACCGCGGGCTCGGTCGACGACGGGAAGTCGACGCTCATCGGCCGGCTGCTCTTCGATTCCAAGAGTATCTTCACCGACCAGCTCGAGGCGATCGAGCGGACCAGCGCCCAGCGCGGCACCGAGTTCACCGATCTGGCGCTGCTGACCGACGGCCTGCGGGCTGAACGGGAGCAGGGGATCACGATCGACGTCGCCTACCGGTACTTCGCCACACCGCGGCGCAAGTTCATCATCGCCGACACCCCCGGCCACGTGCAGTACACGCGCAACATGGTCACCGGGGCATCGACGGCCGATCTGGCGATCATCCTCATCGACGCCCGCAAAGGCGTGTTGGAGCAGACCCGCCGCCACGCCTTCCTCTCCTCGCTGCTGGGCATCCCGCACCTGACGATCTGCGTCAACAAGATGGACCTGGTCGAGTGGTCGCAGGCGCGGTTCGACGAGATCCGCGAGGAGTTCATCGATTTCGCCGCCAAGCTCAACGTCACCGACCTGACCTTCATCCCCATCTCCGCTCTCGCCGGCGACAACGTCGTCACCAGGTCGGCGAACATGGGGTGGTACACCGGTCGCCCCCTGCTCGACCACCTCGAAGAGGTGTACATCGCCAGCGACCGCAACCTGATCGATGCGCGGCTGCCGGTGCAGTACGTGGTGCGGCCACAGGACCGCGAGGGGTCCGACCACCGGGCCTACGCGGGAACCGTAGCCGGCGGCCGCTTCTCGGTCGGCGACGAGGTGGTGGTCCTGCCCAGCGGGTTCACTTCGACGGTGACCAGCCTGTGGGCGCCGGGCGGACGCAAAGTCGACGAGGCCTTCGCCGGGATGGCGGTCACCGCCGAGCTCGCCGACGAGATCGACATCGTCCGCGGCGACATGCTGGCGCGGCCGAACAACCGGCCGCACGTCGGTCGCGACCTCGACGCGCTGGTGTGCTGGTTCGCCGAGGACATCGACCTCGAACCGGGCCGGCGCTACATCCTGCAGGGCGCCACCTCGTCGACCCGCGCGGAGGTGTCCGAGCTCAACTACCGCCTCGACGTCAACACGCTGCACCGCGACGAAGACGCGGATCGGTTG
Proteins encoded:
- the cysC gene encoding adenylyl-sulfate kinase; translation: MAGEDRDRSELLRLATAGSVDDGKSTLIGRLLFDSKSIFTDQLEAIERTSAQRGTEFTDLALLTDGLRAEREQGITIDVAYRYFATPRRKFIIADTPGHVQYTRNMVTGASTADLAIILIDARKGVLEQTRRHAFLSSLLGIPHLTICVNKMDLVEWSQARFDEIREEFIDFAAKLNVTDLTFIPISALAGDNVVTRSANMGWYTGRPLLDHLEEVYIASDRNLIDARLPVQYVVRPQDREGSDHRAYAGTVAGGRFSVGDEVVVLPSGFTSTVTSLWAPGGRKVDEAFAGMAVTAELADEIDIVRGDMLARPNNRPHVGRDLDALVCWFAEDIDLEPGRRYILQGATSSTRAEVSELNYRLDVNTLHRDEDADRLSLNEIGRMWLHLREPMMFDPYVRNRETGSFILVDEATNRTVAAGMITGPHTHNANIVWQTTKVGRDQRADLGATLWMTGLSGSGKSSLAIELERRLVAQGRPAYILDGDNLRHGLNADLGFTAVDRTENIRRTAQVAALFADAGIVVIVSLISPFAADRAYAREVHQDQALEFHEIFVDTPLADCEHRDPKGLYAKARSGEIPDFTGISSPYERPLNAEIVVKPADGPAGDVAEAILRDLGL